In Urechidicola croceus, a single window of DNA contains:
- a CDS encoding endo-1,4-beta-xylanase, which produces MELVCFTPQYQLEEFKEYLDPYTKGLPKNVQQELADRYAELFEIFYEKRDKIDRVTFWGVHDGMSWKNGYPIADRTNYTLLYDRNKKPKPAFNAILDVPTK; this is translated from the coding sequence TTGGAACTGGTATGCTTCACCCCCCAATATCAACTAGAAGAATTTAAAGAATATTTAGATCCTTATACAAAAGGATTACCTAAAAATGTTCAGCAAGAACTTGCAGACCGTTATGCTGAGTTATTTGAAATATTTTATGAAAAACGAGATAAGATTGATCGCGTTACCTTTTGGGGAGTTCATGATGGAATGTCATGGAAAAATGGATACCCTATAGCAGATAGAACAAACTACACATTACTTTATGACAGAAACAAAAAGCCAAAACCAGCATTTAATGCAATTTTAGACGTTCCAACAAAATAA
- a CDS encoding endo-1,4-beta-xylanase, protein MKKYILFVCIPLLYLSCRKTEINSIKNTNTTHTLSKTYLNAFKIGSAINESIVSGTDKASVDIIKKQFNTITAENVMKAAPINPKPGVYNFDPADDFVNFGKENNMFIVGHTLVWHNQTPSWFFQDENGNPNTNEAQKERLRSHIETIAGRYAGKVHAWDVVNEVIDNDGSYRPTTWVNGIGSGDELIKLSFKYASKYAPNTELYYNDFNAWRPEKRDGIMRLVRILQKEGIRIDGVGIQGHWGLNYPKNEYIEAAIDSFASLGVKVMITELDIDVLPLTKEGQIIGTGMLHPPISTRRI, encoded by the coding sequence ATGAAAAAGTATATTCTCTTTGTTTGTATCCCTCTACTCTACTTAAGTTGTAGAAAAACCGAAATTAACTCTATTAAAAACACAAATACAACACATACTCTTAGTAAAACTTATTTGAATGCCTTCAAAATAGGTAGCGCTATTAACGAATCTATAGTTTCAGGAACTGATAAGGCTTCAGTAGACATCATCAAAAAACAATTCAACACTATCACAGCCGAAAATGTTATGAAAGCTGCTCCAATCAATCCAAAACCAGGAGTTTATAACTTTGACCCTGCTGATGATTTTGTGAATTTCGGAAAAGAAAATAATATGTTTATCGTAGGACACACTTTGGTTTGGCACAATCAAACTCCTTCGTGGTTTTTTCAAGATGAAAATGGAAATCCAAATACAAATGAAGCACAAAAAGAACGTTTAAGAAGCCATATTGAAACTATTGCAGGTAGGTACGCTGGAAAAGTTCATGCTTGGGATGTTGTAAATGAAGTAATTGACAACGATGGATCTTACAGGCCAACTACTTGGGTAAATGGTATTGGAAGTGGAGATGAATTAATAAAACTTTCTTTTAAATACGCTAGTAAATATGCTCCAAATACAGAATTATACTACAATGACTTTAACGCATGGCGACCAGAAAAAAGAGATGGCATAATGAGACTTGTGCGAATTTTACAAAAGGAAGGTATTCGTATTGATGGAGTTGGAATTCAAGGGCACTGGGGATTAAATTATCCTAAAAATGAATATATAGAAGCAGCCATAGATTCATTTGCCTCTCTTGGAGTAAAAGTGATGATTACCGAATTGGATATTGATGTCTTACCACTAACTAAAGAAGGGCAAATTATTGGAACTGGTATGCTTCACCCCCCAATATCAACTAGAAGAATTTAA